The Lutra lutra chromosome 15, mLutLut1.2, whole genome shotgun sequence genome includes a region encoding these proteins:
- the LOC125086413 gene encoding apolipoprotein R-like isoform X2, whose protein sequence is MSPTVQRIFPALFFLGLPFLLQCPSILCDCDFPPEVAHGYYEKMRGLQALIKTEVVYRCDKGYTLVGEAKLSCSSSHWTPEAPQCKALCPKPEIAHAKLSVDKYQYLQSSNVIIQCDSGYELVGPQSVTCSESRTWYPELPKCEWVIPEDCERVHKGRKIMQCLLNPGDVKMAMELYKLSLEIELLELQRDKGKKHTMETTL, encoded by the exons ATGTCCCCCACGGTGCAGAGAATTTTCCCTGCACTGTTCTTCCTCGGGCTCCCGTTTCTACTGCAATGCCCATCTATTCTATGTG ACTGTGATTTCCCTCCTGAGGTTGCCCACGGATATTACGAAAAAATGAGAGGACTGCAGGCATTAATCAAAACTGAAGTGGTATATAGATGTGACAAAGGATACACTCTGGTTGGAGAGGCCAAACTCTCCTGCAGTTCTTCACACTGGACCCCTGAAGCCCCTCAGTGTAAAG CTCTGTGTCCAAAACCAGAAATAGCCCATGCAAAGCTGTCTGTGGATAAGTATCAATATCTTCAATCTTCAAATGTCATCATCCAGTGTGACTCTGGCTATGAATTGGTTGGTCCCCAAAGTGTCACATGCTCAGAGAGCAGAACGTGGTACCCTGAGTTGCCCAAGTGCGAGTGG GTGATCCCCGAAGACTGTGAACGTGTCCACAAAGGCAGAAAGATCATGCAGTGTCTCCTCAACCCAGGGGATGTGAAAATGGCTATGGAGCTGTATAAGTTGTCTTTGGAGATTGAACTACTGGAACTACAGAGAGACAAGGGAAAGAAACATACTATGGAGACAACACTATAA
- the LOC125086413 gene encoding apolipoprotein R-like isoform X1, whose product MSPTVQRIFPALFFLGLPFLLQCPSILCEPCCPIPELENGEIISQHTSSVNSCAYFYRDVVYYKCYKKHRFEARCQEDGTRYPKTPACDENCDFPPEVAHGYYEKMRGLQALIKTEVVYRCDKGYTLVGEAKLSCSSSHWTPEAPQCKALCPKPEIAHAKLSVDKYQYLQSSNVIIQCDSGYELVGPQSVTCSESRTWYPELPKCEWVIPEDCERVHKGRKIMQCLLNPGDVKMAMELYKLSLEIELLELQRDKGKKHTMETTL is encoded by the exons ATGTCCCCCACGGTGCAGAGAATTTTCCCTGCACTGTTCTTCCTCGGGCTCCCGTTTCTACTGCAATGCCCATCTATTCTATGTG aGCCGTGTTGCCCAATACCAGAGCTGGAGAATGGTGAAATCATTTCACAACACACTAGCTCTGTGAATAGCTGTGCTTATTTCTATAGAGATGTAGTTTATTATAAGTGTTATAAGAAACATCGGTTTGAAGCTAGATGCCAAGAAGATGGCACACGGTACCCCAAAACACCAGCATGTGATGAGA ACTGTGATTTCCCTCCTGAGGTTGCCCACGGATATTACGAAAAAATGAGAGGACTGCAGGCATTAATCAAAACTGAAGTGGTATATAGATGTGACAAAGGATACACTCTGGTTGGAGAGGCCAAACTCTCCTGCAGTTCTTCACACTGGACCCCTGAAGCCCCTCAGTGTAAAG CTCTGTGTCCAAAACCAGAAATAGCCCATGCAAAGCTGTCTGTGGATAAGTATCAATATCTTCAATCTTCAAATGTCATCATCCAGTGTGACTCTGGCTATGAATTGGTTGGTCCCCAAAGTGTCACATGCTCAGAGAGCAGAACGTGGTACCCTGAGTTGCCCAAGTGCGAGTGG GTGATCCCCGAAGACTGTGAACGTGTCCACAAAGGCAGAAAGATCATGCAGTGTCTCCTCAACCCAGGGGATGTGAAAATGGCTATGGAGCTGTATAAGTTGTCTTTGGAGATTGAACTACTGGAACTACAGAGAGACAAGGGAAAGAAACATACTATGGAGACAACACTATAA